The DNA window TCGTAGTATCTCATGATACGACGGCTGAAGAAATCCTGTTGATGAATCCTGATGGAATCATGCTTTCAAATGGACCTGGTGACCCTGAAGATGTACCACACGCTTTAGATATGATCCGTGGATTATTAGGAAAAGTTCCGATCTTCGGAATCTGTTTAGGACACCAGTTGATTGGTCTGGCTTGTGGAGCAAAGACTTTCAAATTGAAATTCGGACACAGAGGAGGAAACCATCCGGTACTGGACTTAGAGAAAAACACAGTGGCTATCACTTCGCAAAACCATGGATATGCAGTAGACCAGGAAAGTTTGAAGGGAACAGACCTTATCGAAACGCATATCGCTTTGAATGACAGAACCAACGAAGGTCTGAAACATAAAATTCACCCTTGTTTCTCTGTTCAGTATCACCCTGAAGCAAGCCCGGGTCCTGAAGATGCAAACTATTTGTTTGATGAGTTCATTCAATTAATGGAGGACTTTAAAAATAAATAAGACGGCTTTTTGTCATTCTGAACAAAGCGACAGCGGAGTGAAGAATCTCAACAATAACAGGTTAGATTCCTACGGAATGACAAAATACAATATAGGTCTGATAAAGTAAAAACTACAAAGTTTAGGATCTTGACTCTTGATTCTTAACTCTAATTAAAAAGAAAAATGGCAAAACGTACAGATATAAAAACAATTTTAGTAATCGGTTCAGGACCTATCATCATTGGTCAGGCAGCTGAATTTGACTACGCAGGAACGCAGGCTTGTCTGTCTTTGAAAGAAGAAGGCTACAAGGTAATTTTGATCAACTCAAACCCTGCAACAATTATGACGGATGTAGAAATCGCAGATAAAGTATATATCGAGCCGATTTCATTACAGTTTGTAAGCCACATCATCAGAAAAGAGCGTCCCGATGCATTATTACCAACCTTGGGAGGGCAGACAGGATTGAATATGGCAGTTGAGTTGGAAAAATCAGGAATTCTTGAAGAATGCAAAGTGGAGGTATTAGGTACAACACTTTCTGCAATCAACAGAGCTGAAGACAGAGATCTTTTCCGTGAGTTGATGAGAGAATTGAACGAACCTGTTCCTGAATCTGATATCGTAAATACGGTGGAAGGAGCGCTTTCTTTCGCTGAGAATATCGGATATCCTGTGATCGTTCGTCCTGCCTTTACGATGGGAGGTACCGGAGGTGGTATCGCTTCTAATGAGGTTGAATTAAAAGAAATTGCTGAACTTGGGTTAAAATACAGCCCTGTTACACAATGTCTTATCGAAAAATCAATCGCAGGTTTCAAAGAGATTGAATACGAAGTAATGCGTGATGCAAACGACAACGCCATTGTGGTTTGTAACATGGAAAACATAGATCCGGTTGGAGTTCACACAGGAGATTCAATCGTAGTAGCGCCTTCTCAGACACTTTCAGACAGAGAGTATCAATTGTTGAGAAATGCTTCTTTAAAAATCATCAGAGCATTAGGAATTGAAGGTGGATGTAACGTACAGTTGGCATTAGACCCACATTCATTCGAATACTATATCATCGAGGTAAACCCTAGAGTTTCCCGATCATCAGCACTAGCAAGTAAGGCGACAGGATACCCGATTGCAAAAATCGCTGCGAAAATCGCTGTAGGATTGACGCTGGATGAAATTATGAATCCGGTAACTGGAAAAACATACGCATGTTTTGAGCCGGCTCTTGACTATGTAGTAACGAAATTCCCAAGATTCCCATTCGATAAATTCGAAACTGCAGACAGAAGACTTTCTACACAGATGAAAGCGACTGGTGAAGTAATGGCGATCGGAAGAAACCTTGAAGAATCTTTACAAAAAGCAATCCGTTCACTGGAAACAGGAATCAAGCATTTAGGATTAAAGACAAAACAAGCTCAGGCACTTACTGCTGAAGAAATCGAAAGAAGAATCAGAGTTTGTGATGATGAGAGATTATTCATCATAGGAGATGCTTTAAGAAGAGGATACGACTGGGAACAAATCGTAGAATGGAGCAAAATTGATAAGTTCTTCATCTGGAAACTAAAAAAATTAGTAGACTTCGAAAAAATTATCGCTGAAAATAAATTCGATAAAGAAACATTAATCGAGGCTAAGAGATTAGGTTTTGCAGATATCAATATCGCGGTCCTTTGGGATGTAAAAGAGCGTGAAGTTTTCAACTTCAGAAAAGAAAACGGAATAATGCCGGTTTACAAAATGGTAGACACGTGTGCCGCTGAGTTTGAATCTGAAACCCCTTACTTCTACGGAACTTACGAAGAAGAAAACGAAAGTGTTGTTTCAGACAAAGAAAAGATCATTGTACTGGGCTCAGGACCTATCAGAATCGGTCAGGGAGTTGAATTTGACTACGCGACAGTTCACTCGGTTTGGGCGATCAAAGAAATGGGTTACGAAGCAATTATCATCAACAATAACCCTGAAACAGTTTCTACAGACTTCTCAATCTCTGATAAACTATACTTCGAGCCATTAACGGAAGAAGATGTAATGAACATCATCGAGCTTGAAAAACCTAAAGGAGTAGTTGTACAGTTCGGAGGACAGACAGCGATCAACCTTGCAGATAAATTAGCTTCTCACGGAGTACAGATCTTAGGAACTTCGCTGGAAGATCTTGACAGAGCTGAAAACAGAGATAAATTCGAAAAAGCACTTCAGGAGATGGGAATTCCTCAGCCAAACGGAAGAACTTCCACTTCGAAAGAAGAAGCTATAAAAATTGCGAACGAAATCGGTTACCCGGTATTGGTTCGTCCAAGCTACGTTCTTGGAGGTAGAGCAATGGAAATTGTATATGCAGAAGCAGAACTGGCCCATTATATGGAAAATGCGGTAGATGCGAGCCCTGAACATCCTGTTTTGGTTGACAAATACATGGTTGGAAAGGAAATTGAAGTTGATGCAATCTGTGATGGTGAAACAGTAGTAATTCCAGGAATTATGGAACACATCGAAAGAGCGGGAGTTCACTCCGGAGACTCTATCGCAGTGTATCCACCACAGAATATTTCACAAAGCGAAATCGATACTTTAGTAGATTATACAAAAAGACTGGCAAAAGGATTGAAGGTGATCGGATTGATGAATATCCAGTACGTTCTTTTTGAAGGAAATGTTTATGTGATCGAAGTAAACCCACGTTCTTCAAGAACGGTTCCTTTCTTATCTAAAATCACAGAAGTTCCGATGGCGAACCTTGCTACAAAAGCAATTTTAGGACAAAAACTGAAAGATCTTGGATATAAAGATGGTTTAGTACCAAATAAAGAAGGCGTTTTTGTAAAAGTTCCTGTGTTCTCTTTCTCAAAACTAACGAAAGTGGATATCTCTCTAGGACCAGAAATGAAGTCTACAGGAGAGGTTATGGGGAAAGATACAACACTTGAAAAGGCACTTTATAAAGGATTGGTTGCAGCAGGAAGAAAAGTTCCGATGCATGGTTCTATCCTGTTTACTGTAGCAGACAAGCATAAGGAAGAAGCAGCTGATCTGGCAGCAAGATTCCATGAAGTAGGATTCAGAATCTGGGCGACGGAAGGAACTGCAAAATTCTTCGAACAAAAAGGAATTCCTTGTAAAATAGGATACAAAATCGGCGAAGAAAGTGTAAACCTTATCGACCTGATCCAGAAAGGAAAAGTTCAGTATGTAGTCAATACCACTACAAAAGGGAAGCAAGCTGAAAGAGACGGATTCCAGATCAGAAGAATGAGTGTGGAAAACGGTGTTCCTTGTTTAACTTCGATGGATACGGTAGAAGCCATTCTGAAAGTAATCGAAAGCATGAGCTTCAAAATGGAGACGATGTAATTTCGGATTAAAATATTTTTTACAACGCACCTTATTTTTTAGGGTGCGTTTTTTATTTTGTGGAATATTTAAACCTAACAGGTTTTTAAAACCTGTTAGGTTTTATACTTTGCAAAGCAACTTTAGGATAATTCAAATGTGTAGCTTCGTAAGTTTTTTACAGTTTATTTGATAAATTTGTATTAAACACATAATGTTTGAAACGTAATAACTTTTTTAACAGATGGACAAAAAAGCAATACAAATTTTACTTGAAACAATAAAAAAGGCCCAAACAGAAAGTTTAAGCGACTGGTTTTACTGGGATACCTACATACAATATATTTCCAAAGAAGATTTTGAATATGCAAAGAAACATTCGGTAATGTATGATCAAGAAAATGTCAGTCACGACGAAATTTGCAGAAGAATTAAAATAGCTGTTGCAAGGATTGATAAGCAAGACGTTGTGAATGCATTTCTTTATAGTTTAACCAAAAGACAATTAGAATACCGTTCTTTTTTGTCAAGTTATTGTATTGGAAAATCGTTACCGGAACATAGCTTTGCTGCAAGTCCGAAGCCTAATGAAGGAATTTGTGCCGTTTGTGGACTTCACACTTATGAATTTGAACAGCCGGTTGAATTCAATACCATCAATTATTTTAAATATAAAGACGGAGCTTGCTTTGATAATCTGATCCAGGTCTTGTTTGATCTCGAACAATTCCCGGAGCTTTCTGCTGTTAAACCAAACGAAAATGACCGCGAAATCCTGGATGAACTAAAAAAAATAATTGAAACGGCAGAATCTGACGATAGAATATCTAAACTTAAAAAGAAAATCTCTAAAACTTTCAAATCCAATGATGAAGAGCGGCAAGGAGTGCTGGAGATTTTAGGAGTCATTGGAATTTTACATGATGACCAACATTTTGGATATGCCGATCAGTACGCTACCTATCCGGACAGAGAGCAGAGACCGATAAGAAATGATGATGTCGGCTATCCTGCCAGATGGTGGCAGGGAAAGTTTGGAATTGATCAGGAAAAATGGGAGTATTGGTTTGGAAATAAATAATATGATATTTTCGGTCTTAAGTAGTATATTTCATTTTTGTTTAAACCTAATAATCCTATGAAAATTTATATTTTATTATTGATCTTAATTTTCAGTACAAATTCAGCTTTTGCCCAGAAAAAAGAATTCCGCGATGACAAAGTTGATACCTTAATGTTTGTCAACAACCGGAAAATAGTAAATAGTCTTAATACTGAGCCTTTCCTGAAAAAGATATTCTCAAAAGATAATTTACAAATCCCTTACAGGCTTTTAACTCCAAAAAATAATGTAAAGACTAAAAAATTTCCATTGGTTATTACGTTTCATAATTCAACCAGAATCGGAACGGATAACGAAAATCAACTCGAACCGTTTGCTAAAATCTGGTTAAGAGATGATATTTACAGCAAATATGAATGCTATGTTATAGCACCACAATTCAGTAAACGTTCTTCCAATTATGAGAATAATGCTGAAAATATACTGATTTCAAAACCATCAGATGAAGCTGTTGCAGTATTGGATTTAATAAAAAATGTAGAAAAGGAATATCCAAATATTGATAAGAATAGAATTTATTTAATAGGATATTCAATGGGAGCTTCAACAGCGCAGAACTTGATGAGTCTTCAACCTGATACTTTTGCTGCCGAAGTTTCTGTGGCAGCCGTTCCGGATCTTTCCCATCTTGAGAAAGTAAATAAGAAAAATATCTGGTTGATTCATGGTGCAAAGGATCAAGAAAATCCTTACGTCGGAAGTGTTGAGCTATTCAACAAACTTTCGTTAGATCCTAATGTGATTTTCACGACTTTCAATCATCTCAATCACAATAATATTGTTATTCCTTTTTTATTAACAGAAGAAATACCGAAATGGTTGTTTGGAAAACATAAATAAAAGAAAGTGGTATGAATATCCGGCAACAAATAGAAAACTACATTATCGCCCAACCAGAGCCCAAACGTAATGATATGCAGGGACTTCATGAGCGCATATTACAAATTCTACCCTCATGTAAATTATGGTTTCTGGATGGTAAAAACGAGCAAGGTAAATTGGTTTCCAATTCTAATATAGGATACGGCTCGTACCTCATAAAATATGCTGACGGCACAACCAAAGAATTCTACCGTATCGGGATCAGTGCCAATACAACCGGAATTTCAGTATATATTATGGGAATCAGCGATAAAAATTATCTGCCTCAAACTTATGGAAAAAGAATAGGTAAGGCAACCGTAACCGGATATTGCATCAAATTTAAAGCATTGAAAGAGATCAATATTGAAATTCTTGAAGATGCGATACAGTATGGTATTCAACCTGGATTTTAAACTCTTACAAAGATGTTAAACTATCTGGCTATTCTCCGGATGATATATCAATGGTAATATTCTTGGCATAAACACTCGGAGATATACCCGTGATTTTTTTAAAATTCCGGTTAAAACTGGTTTTAGAATTAAATCCACACTCAAAGGCCAGTGACAACAGGGTATATTGCCGGCTTTCGGGTTTTGATAGTAATTGTTTGAAAGCTTCTATCCTGAAAGTATTGATATAGTCATAAAAGTTTTTGCCTTCTTTTGAATTGATGACCTGTGAAAGAGTTCCCGGCGGAATGTTCAGCATTCCGGCCAGATCTCCTAAAGTGAGTTCAGGATCCTTATAAGATTCCTGTTCTTCCATTAAAACCACCAGTTGGGCTTGGATTTCAGAAGCCTTATCTTCATCCACTTTTGTTTTTTCATACTTAATGCGGTCCGCAGATGCTGCAATATGATCAGGTTCTTCCGATTGAACAGATGTTTCAAGAATTGTAGGAAGGAATACTTCGTGTGGTGATAATATATCTGAAAAAATTCCTGTCTGTCGGATTCCGAAATATCCGATAAAGAAGATAAATAATGCAACTGCAACATACAGAGCTTGTGCCGATTGGGTAAAAATCACAACGATCCAAATTACACCCATTCCCGAAATAAGATATCGCATCCAGTTAAGTGTAATTTTATCTGTGTTGGAAAATTGCCCCACAATATTCCGTTGATGTCTGTTAAGCAGGATTAGTGAAAGGATTACATACACAACACCTGAAATCATAATACAGGTAACCATCCCATGAAATAGAGGGGTGAAAGCTGATAATGCTGAGGTACTCGAGTGTACTTCAGGGAGTACAAAAGCCAATATAAATGCCACCAAAATAGCTGGAATAAAATGAAGCAGATAAAACCTTCTGTAACGCTGCTGCCCACTTAAAAATAAAATATACAGGTATAAAAAAGGACCATGAAGGAACGGTAACGGTAATTCCCATCCTACGAGTACCGGAGTTTTATATGCCAATCCTGAAGCGTACCATGCAATAAAGATCAAATGCACTAAGGCGAAAAAAAACCAAATGCTCAAAATTTTGTCTGCACCGGTTTTCTTCCGCTTACTGATCAACATGATGAAAAGAAAAAGCGAAATTGAAATTCCAGCTACGTAAATAAGTTGCCAGCCTGTTGCCATTATTATAACAAATCAAAAAGTAAAAGTAGTAAATAAAAGGCTGTAATAATTTTTTTTTGATAAACGAATCTCTGATCAGGAGGTTGTCATTGATCTGCTTTTTATTAATATAATTTAATGCCTATTCCCATTTCAAGATACACGAGATTCGTTAAAGTTCCTTGTGGATAATATTGAATAGGGCTTAATGGACAGTAAATTCTTGTATCAAATGTATATCTTTTTTTACCCAATGAAAATTCATACATCAGGCCATAATCCGCGACTGTACTGCGGGTACTCACTGTTATTTTATCCAGATCAGGATTTTCCATGGTTTCTTTAAAGGTGATATGTCTGATGCCTCCCAACACAAATAAGCTATGGCGTGCTTTTCTCCTTTTTCCATAGAGTGAATACCCTACGCCAAATTTTTGTGATAATGAATAATTATAATTGGTTGTGATATAGTCCGGCGTATTTTCGAATAACAAAAAGCTTAGCATTGAATGTGAAGCTATTGAAAATCTATGATCAAGCGAATGGAGAACCATAACTGATAGAGTAGGTTTTATCGGAGTCCCAGTTGCTCCGACGGCCGGTTTTATTTCAAAAGTTGATTTTTGTTTGGCAGAATCCTGAGCCTGCATACATGAGGCCGTGATAAAAAGAAAAGTAAATATTAGACGCATACTACATATTAATGTTGTTGAAAATAAAAGGAAATAGCCTCTCTGATATTCGGCTTTTTAGAACCAAGATGATCGAGTCCCTTAGCGATCTTATATTCCTGGGAAAAGCCTTTGTAATACCGATCCAGGATCTGTCGGAGTGCTTCTATAGGCGGTCGTATTCCGCCTTCTTCAACTTCACCCGCAGCTAGAAAGAATCTACCATTTCGGGTTTGGTTGGCGATTCTGTTTTTTTTTTCATTACTGAGAACAATCTGATCTCCTATCCAAAGTGACGGACTCAGACAGAGGTAGTTGCCAAAAATATCAGGATAATTGGTAAAACAATATACTCCGAATAAACCTCCGGCAGAATGCCCCAGAATTACCCGGTCTTCTCTGGAATCAGCAGCATGAAAGTCTTTTTCTAACTTGGGAATCAATTCATTATTAATCACCTTTACAAAGTCATCAGCAAGACCTTTTCCGTTCTTAAAAGGAACAGGAAGATAATCGTCCAGCCGGTCATTACCCCATCCGATTCCTACAACCAAAACATCATCACGATGAAAATTCTCTGACTGCTTTTGTACTTCCCTTGCCACAAAATCAAAATCCCATTTTGAATCCAAAACATAAATGGTTTTGTATTCCGAAGCGGAAGGATAATTTTTAGGTAATGCAACTTTTATATGATAATTACTTCCGTTAATAGCTGAGCTGAGTGTAAATTCTTTTACAGATTCTTTATCAAATTCGTTTTCCCGGCAAGCCGTTAAAAATAATAGTAACAGACTGAAACAAGCAATATAATATTTGTCCATGAGTTTTAGTTTTCAATTGTTATGATTTAATTATTAAAGGATAATGAGGCAAAAATACAGGTGTTATTTGACCCCTGCGCTCCATCTTATAAGGTGGTTCGTATTTTAAATTATTGTAAATCAATGAAGTGGATTTTGTCTGATCATCAGCCATAAGAGAATGTACAACCAAAATTCTTTTCCTTTTTTCTTCATTAATATTTTGAAAAATCGAAAGCTGAAAATGAATCAGGAGTTGTGAGAGATTTTCTGAAGATGATGGTATTTCGTTAAAAGAGATCCTGAAAAAACGGATTTTAAATTTAGGTTACTTTTTTGCCAATTTATTTATAAATTAGAGCGTTAAAATTCAAGCTGTTAATGCGATTTAAAAACTGATAAAAATTCCACCAAATTAAAATAAAACCATGGCAGAATATCATGCAAAATCAAACAATTCTTTATCTTTTGAAATTACAAAAGATGACCAATTGACAGGAAAGCTTACTTACAAAAGTTGGTTTACATTTAATGCCGAAATTGAAACTGCAGATCATCAGCACTATCAGATTGAACCAAAAGGTTTTTGGGGAACTACAATTGAATTGAAAGACAGAGAAAAAGTGCTCTTAAAGTTCAGAATGAACTGGAATGGAGAAATTGTAGTCCAAACCTATTTTAACGGAATAAAAAAAGGATATATTTTCAAACACAGAGGCATTTTTAAAGAATCATTTGTACTTACAGATCCGGAGGGAACTGAGCTTTTGGTTATAAAGCCAAATTTTAAATGGACCAGTTTAAATTACGAATATACCATCACCACCAGCGAACTTTTTGAAACAGATTATGATAAAGACCTTGTACTGATCAATGCTCTACATTGTGCTAATTACTATATGTCGATGATAATGTCCGCGGTAATATAAAAGAATGGTAAATTTTTCGGCTGGGACACGAATTATGAATCCCGAGAGAGCGAAGTAACCGAAAAATAGAAATAAAATATCATCATTTGATGAAATAAAGGGTTTTTGATTATTCAATAACCCTTTGTTTATGGGCTTTTTCGTAAAAATAGTTTTATGACTTCTATCATGTTTTTATTTAGAATTAATAAAAATAAAGTAATTTTGCGATACTAAGCTTAATTATAAAAATGAAAAAAACTATTATTTCTGCATCCTTATTAGCAGTTACCATGCTCAGTGCCCAGGAAAGTGATACTCTTAAAATTTCTGAAATTCAATCCGTATCGCTTCAGGGAACTCACAACT is part of the Chryseobacterium lactis genome and encodes:
- the carB gene encoding carbamoyl-phosphate synthase large subunit → MAKRTDIKTILVIGSGPIIIGQAAEFDYAGTQACLSLKEEGYKVILINSNPATIMTDVEIADKVYIEPISLQFVSHIIRKERPDALLPTLGGQTGLNMAVELEKSGILEECKVEVLGTTLSAINRAEDRDLFRELMRELNEPVPESDIVNTVEGALSFAENIGYPVIVRPAFTMGGTGGGIASNEVELKEIAELGLKYSPVTQCLIEKSIAGFKEIEYEVMRDANDNAIVVCNMENIDPVGVHTGDSIVVAPSQTLSDREYQLLRNASLKIIRALGIEGGCNVQLALDPHSFEYYIIEVNPRVSRSSALASKATGYPIAKIAAKIAVGLTLDEIMNPVTGKTYACFEPALDYVVTKFPRFPFDKFETADRRLSTQMKATGEVMAIGRNLEESLQKAIRSLETGIKHLGLKTKQAQALTAEEIERRIRVCDDERLFIIGDALRRGYDWEQIVEWSKIDKFFIWKLKKLVDFEKIIAENKFDKETLIEAKRLGFADINIAVLWDVKEREVFNFRKENGIMPVYKMVDTCAAEFESETPYFYGTYEEENESVVSDKEKIIVLGSGPIRIGQGVEFDYATVHSVWAIKEMGYEAIIINNNPETVSTDFSISDKLYFEPLTEEDVMNIIELEKPKGVVVQFGGQTAINLADKLASHGVQILGTSLEDLDRAENRDKFEKALQEMGIPQPNGRTSTSKEEAIKIANEIGYPVLVRPSYVLGGRAMEIVYAEAELAHYMENAVDASPEHPVLVDKYMVGKEIEVDAICDGETVVIPGIMEHIERAGVHSGDSIAVYPPQNISQSEIDTLVDYTKRLAKGLKVIGLMNIQYVLFEGNVYVIEVNPRSSRTVPFLSKITEVPMANLATKAILGQKLKDLGYKDGLVPNKEGVFVKVPVFSFSKLTKVDISLGPEMKSTGEVMGKDTTLEKALYKGLVAAGRKVPMHGSILFTVADKHKEEAADLAARFHEVGFRIWATEGTAKFFEQKGIPCKIGYKIGEESVNLIDLIQKGKVQYVVNTTTKGKQAERDGFQIRRMSVENGVPCLTSMDTVEAILKVIESMSFKMETM
- a CDS encoding carboxylesterase family protein yields the protein MKIYILLLILIFSTNSAFAQKKEFRDDKVDTLMFVNNRKIVNSLNTEPFLKKIFSKDNLQIPYRLLTPKNNVKTKKFPLVITFHNSTRIGTDNENQLEPFAKIWLRDDIYSKYECYVIAPQFSKRSSNYENNAENILISKPSDEAVAVLDLIKNVEKEYPNIDKNRIYLIGYSMGASTAQNLMSLQPDTFAAEVSVAAVPDLSHLEKVNKKNIWLIHGAKDQENPYVGSVELFNKLSLDPNVIFTTFNHLNHNNIVIPFLLTEEIPKWLFGKHK
- a CDS encoding DUF1801 domain-containing protein, with translation MNIRQQIENYIIAQPEPKRNDMQGLHERILQILPSCKLWFLDGKNEQGKLVSNSNIGYGSYLIKYADGTTKEFYRIGISANTTGISVYIMGISDKNYLPQTYGKRIGKATVTGYCIKFKALKEINIEILEDAIQYGIQPGF
- a CDS encoding AraC family transcriptional regulator, which translates into the protein MATGWQLIYVAGISISLFLFIMLISKRKKTGADKILSIWFFFALVHLIFIAWYASGLAYKTPVLVGWELPLPFLHGPFLYLYILFLSGQQRYRRFYLLHFIPAILVAFILAFVLPEVHSSTSALSAFTPLFHGMVTCIMISGVVYVILSLILLNRHQRNIVGQFSNTDKITLNWMRYLISGMGVIWIVVIFTQSAQALYVAVALFIFFIGYFGIRQTGIFSDILSPHEVFLPTILETSVQSEEPDHIAASADRIKYEKTKVDEDKASEIQAQLVVLMEEQESYKDPELTLGDLAGMLNIPPGTLSQVINSKEGKNFYDYINTFRIEAFKQLLSKPESRQYTLLSLAFECGFNSKTSFNRNFKKITGISPSVYAKNITIDISSGE
- a CDS encoding alpha/beta hydrolase, with the translated sequence MDKYYIACFSLLLLFLTACRENEFDKESVKEFTLSSAINGSNYHIKVALPKNYPSASEYKTIYVLDSKWDFDFVAREVQKQSENFHRDDVLVVGIGWGNDRLDDYLPVPFKNGKGLADDFVKVINNELIPKLEKDFHAADSREDRVILGHSAGGLFGVYCFTNYPDIFGNYLCLSPSLWIGDQIVLSNEKKNRIANQTRNGRFFLAAGEVEEGGIRPPIEALRQILDRYYKGFSQEYKIAKGLDHLGSKKPNIREAISFYFQQH